CTGGTCAATGGGCTTACAAACCGAACCCGGCGCCGAGCATGACGGCGTTGGTACTGCGGTTTATATGGTTGATGAACGCGGTATTAACGCGCTTGATGTGCAGTTACTCGCCGGTGAGAATTTTAGCGCGTCTGATATCCGCTGGCGTGGCAATAGCGCAAGCGATTGGCCGGATAAAATTATTGTGACAGAGGCAATGGCAAAGCGTTTGTTTCCCGACCTAGATTACGCTCAAACCATAGGTAAAACGGTTTATATCAATGACACTGAACCAATGATCATCACTGGCGTTATCGATAAACTCCAGGCACCATGGGTGGGTTGGAATAACGTTGATAATTCGTTCTTGTCGCCAGAGTATTTAGAACGCGACTCAAGCACTTATTTTATTCGCACAGAGGATGGCCAGCGAGATGAAATGATGAAGCAAGTTGAGGAATTGCTGTCGGCCAATAAGTCTCGTGTCGTGCAAAATATGCGCAGTGTAGACTACGTGCGAGAGCGCAGTTATCGCGGTCATAACGCGATGATTAAAATTCTGAGCACAGTGATCATTACGCTGACCATAGTGACCAGCTTAGGTATTGTTGGTTTAGCTAGTTTTAGTGTTAATCGCCGCAAAAAGCAGATCGGTATTCGTCGTGCGTTAGGGGCGACGAAGGCAGATATTTTACGCTACTTTATGACGGAAAACCTGATCATTAGCGCTTTCGGTGTATTGCTTGGAGCGGCATTAACAATTGGCCTTAATATGGTATTGGTTAACGCCTTGTCACTGACACCCATGAGTTGGTTCTATATTCCTGTGGGTATGTTGGTGCTTTGCCTTGTTGGTCAAGCCGCAGTATTTGGGCCTGCCCGAAAAGCAACAAGTATCGCTCCGGCAACTGCGACTAGAACGGTTTAATTCGCCAAGACAAAAGTGAGTGCTCGTGTTCAGCGGGTACTCACGCTCCACCTCTTGATATACTTTTTGACATCTAATCCGTATTTTTACGAAATTTTACACGCCAGCGCTTATCTTCTAACGCTAATTTATTTATATTGAGGCTCGTTCATTTAGGATTCATTAATTACTCGTTAGAGTGGTTGATATCTTCTCGGTAAGGAATTGTTTTTTCTATGCTTGTGCTTGCAAAGCGACTTTTTATTGCTTGCTCTTTGTTGGTTGTTTCTGGTTGTGCGACATTGCAGCTGAATAACCTATTTCAAGATTACGCGTCACAATTCCAACCTGTTCGGGCAGCACTGTCTCAAGGGAATGTTGCGAGCGCTATTCAACAGGTACCCAAAGCGCATGCAGGCGATACTAATTATCAATTATCGTTAGTCGAACAGGGGCGATTGGCCTTTTTACAAGGTGATATAAGCCAAAGTCGTTGGTGGTTTGAGCAAAGCTATCAAGCACTTGAGACACAGCGAAACCGAGCAAAGTTAAAGTTAGGTCAAGGTTTAGAGCGCGTGAATACATTGGTGACCAATGACAATGCTATCGCTTATCAAATGCCTGCTTATGAGCAAAGTATGATGCATGGTTACCAAGCACTTAACTATGCCTTAGCTCATGACTTGGAAGGCGCGCTGGTTGAAGTTCGTCGCGCCAATCAGATCCAAGAAGCTGCACTAGTCCAATATGAAGATGAGCTTATTGAGGCGAATGCTGAGCGACAAAATGTTGATTTTAGTTACCTTGATAACACTATGTCGGCATTAACAAGCAAAGCTGGGCAGATAAAAAATGGTTTTCAAAATGCCTACACATTTTATTTGTCGGGCATTTTTTATGAAGCGGCTGGCCAGCTTAACGATGCCTATATTGACTATAAAAAGGCGTTAGAAATCTTCCCGGATAATCAATATTTACAGCGCGATGTATTAAGGCTTGGTTCAGTATTAGGGATGAATAATGACCTTGAATATTACACTCAGCAGCTTGGTAAAGCGTATGTTAACCAGTTATTAAGCACTAGCGTCCTTGGCAGTGATAAAGGCAGTGAGAAAGTCGGTAAGAAAGTCGGTGAGCAAAACACTAAGCAAGGCTCATTAGACCAAAAACAAGGGCAGTTAGTTGTTGTTTATGAACAGGCACTGATTGAAGCTAAACAAGAGCAAGCAGTGCGTTTACCGATTTGGACGAGCGGAGGCGACCCAAGGTTTTACAGTGTGTCGGTGCCTAGCTACTCGAAAAGCTATGCAAAAGGCCATTCAAAAAGCTATGCAAATACAAGCGATGGGAATAATAGTGCGTCATCTCGAGCGCTTGAACTTCAACTGGGCAAAGAAACATTAACCGCTGAGACCATTGTTAATTTACAGGCGTTAGTTGCCAAACAGTTAGCAGAGAGTTTGCCGTCAATCGTGAGTCGTCAAGTGTTGCGTTTAGTGGCGAAAGAGCAAGTGCGAAGAAAGCTAAGCAAAGAGGGCGGTGATGTCGGTAATATTTTGGCTGGCTTGTATAACCTAGCGTCTGAGCGTGCCGATACACGTAGTTGGCTAACGTTACCAGGCGATGTTCAAATTATTAAAGCTGACCTGCCAGCAGGTGAGCATCAACTTAGCTTTAATCGCAAAAATATAGCGGCTAATGACACTATGGTCACTATAGCGCCTAATAAAATAACCTTAGTGGTGATCTCAGAAATTGGGCAAGTATGGCAAGTCAAACAGGCCGTGCTTTAGCGACTTTAATGTTTACACAAGCTCTAGAAGAAATTTTAAGAAAAACGGAAAGGAATTAACTATGAAAAAA
The nucleotide sequence above comes from Thalassotalea euphylliae. Encoded proteins:
- a CDS encoding ABC transporter permease; translated protein: MLTLGPIFRALLRNKVGALLIAIQIAFTMAIIVNSVFIIIERSQETKRPSGIDEANSFFVNSSGFSENFSAKATIEEDLANIRALPGVIDAIQINAIPVSGSGWSMGLQTEPGAEHDGVGTAVYMVDERGINALDVQLLAGENFSASDIRWRGNSASDWPDKIIVTEAMAKRLFPDLDYAQTIGKTVYINDTEPMIITGVIDKLQAPWVGWNNVDNSFLSPEYLERDSSTYFIRTEDGQRDEMMKQVEELLSANKSRVVQNMRSVDYVRERSYRGHNAMIKILSTVIITLTIVTSLGIVGLASFSVNRRKKQIGIRRALGATKADILRYFMTENLIISAFGVLLGAALTIGLNMVLVNALSLTPMSWFYIPVGMLVLCLVGQAAVFGPARKATSIAPATATRTV
- a CDS encoding COG3014 family protein encodes the protein MLVLAKRLFIACSLLVVSGCATLQLNNLFQDYASQFQPVRAALSQGNVASAIQQVPKAHAGDTNYQLSLVEQGRLAFLQGDISQSRWWFEQSYQALETQRNRAKLKLGQGLERVNTLVTNDNAIAYQMPAYEQSMMHGYQALNYALAHDLEGALVEVRRANQIQEAALVQYEDELIEANAERQNVDFSYLDNTMSALTSKAGQIKNGFQNAYTFYLSGIFYEAAGQLNDAYIDYKKALEIFPDNQYLQRDVLRLGSVLGMNNDLEYYTQQLGKAYVNQLLSTSVLGSDKGSEKVGKKVGEQNTKQGSLDQKQGQLVVVYEQALIEAKQEQAVRLPIWTSGGDPRFYSVSVPSYSKSYAKGHSKSYANTSDGNNSASSRALELQLGKETLTAETIVNLQALVAKQLAESLPSIVSRQVLRLVAKEQVRRKLSKEGGDVGNILAGLYNLASERADTRSWLTLPGDVQIIKADLPAGEHQLSFNRKNIAANDTMVTIAPNKITLVVISEIGQVWQVKQAVL